The following DNA comes from Hyphomicrobiales bacterium.
ACAGTTTTTGCAGTCGCCGCAAAAAACCGAGACTGAGGCAACGCCCATCCGCGCTAAGTCGAGGATGTCGCGCACGCCGAGCGAATGCACACAACGGCGAACGCCAGCACCGCCCGCCGGTGCGACCTGATCGCAGGCAATGAGCGCACCGTCACGCCCGATGCGAGGCAGCGGCACGGTTTCCGCCTCCACGGCCCGCTGCGGACAGGCCGGCAGGCATAGGCCGCATCCATCGCAACGGCTCACATCGATACCGAGCCGCTCGTCGTCGATGATGATCGCATCATGCGGACAGGCATCCGCGCAGGCCCGGCACGACGCATCGCCGATCAGGGCATGAACGCACCGCTCGCCGTTTATATCCGGCGCGAAATCGACGTCGGATCCGCTTGCCGCGGTTGCATGGGCCGGTTCTGCCTGCATGAGACGATTACCACGTGGGGCCAGTGCCCGGCACGAACCGCGATCCGTCACGCGCCTCGTCGGGTTCTTGCTGCGGCGCGATCTTTTCCGCGATCTCCGTGTCCCGCCGCGCCTCACCGGTAGCCGCCACGAGCAAATCCCGCAGTTCATCGAGGTAGCACGCCGTCGCAAGCGCCAGACCGGCGTAGTAGGCCTGCTCGGCCCGCTCCGTCACCCGCCGCGCAAAGGCCTGAATCCATTGCAGGATATGCGCGTCCATGAAGCGGCCTGCATCGATCAGCGCATAGGGCCGATCTTCCTGCGCGATGACATGGGCGAGAAATGCCAGCTGCAGCACCAGATGGTCGTCGGATCTGGTCCGCCAGTTTTCGACCTCGAGCCCATAATGCGCGTACGCCTCGCGGATCTCGAACATCGGTTCCTGCATGACGAGGTTTTCCTCGGTCAGCCAGACCGACTCCGTCGCCGCGACCTTGTAGCGGTAGCCGAGATAGATACGCGCGAAATCAGCCGCCAGCTCATCGAGCGACACCTCATCGAGCGGCTCCGGAAGACCCGCAAGTGCCTCATCGAAAAACGCCAAAGCCTGCCCGGACTCCGGCTTCGTCAGCCGCAATCCGAGCCAGTCCTGGAACGGTGCCTGCCGCAACCGCGCCAGGGACTCCGAATCCGGCTCGCGGTCGTGCAGGACCGCGAGCGTTGTCAGATCCGTGGATATCGCTCGCCGCTCTTCCCGGCCGAGGCCGGCGGACGGCTCTGCTGTACTCACTCAACAGCTCCCTTCGAATGGGGAACGAACACGATGGACGGATTGGTCAGATCCGGGTTCGCCATGTTGCGAACCTGCCGCACGACCTTGTCGTCGGGGCCAAGCGCCTTCGTTTCGTAGGTGCCATCCCGCAACTGGTCGATCGGACCGATGTCCAGCACGCGCATCATGCACGCCATCACGCAATACGGCTTGCGTCCGGCTTCGAGCTCGTCGATGCACATGTTGCACTTCTTGACCAGGCCGTCTTCCGGGTCGAACTGCGGCGCGCCGAACGGACAGGCCGCCTCGCACCGGCGGCAGCCGATGCACAGGGTCGAGTCGATATCGACCACGCCATTGTCCTGCCGCTTGAAGATCGCCCCCGTCGGGCATGTCGGCAAACACGCCGGTTCGGCGCAATGGTTGCACGACATGTTGATCTTGTAGGCGAACACCTCCGGGAAGGTGCCGCCCTCGATATATTGCACGCGGCGGAAACGCGGTCCGGGCGGCAGCCCGTTCTTGTCCTTGCAGGCCATTTCGCAGGCCCGGCAGCCGATGCAATCGACGTTGTTGTGGATGAAGCCAAGCTGCATGTCGGGCACGACCGGAACATAGGTCTCCCTTTTGCGCTTCTTGATGGCTTCCTTGATCACCGCCTTGTCAGTCGCCATGGGTACGGCTCCTTGTCTCGATACAGGTTACATATCGCGCCGGAAGACATGGCTGCGCGAGGTCGCCAGCTTGTCCCAACCGGGGCGGTGCTCAAGTTCACTCTTGCGGATGTCGCACAACACGGTGTTGTACGCGAAAGCACCCGCAGGGCTCGGATTGTCGTCGGTCAGGAAGTCCGGATTACCGGACCGGTCGACGCCATTTTCATCCACGTCCATCCACGCGCCTTCGTGCAGCACGACCACTCCGGGCATGCAGCGCTCCGTCACGTAGGCGGGCACCACGACGCGACCGCGATCGTTGAAGCATTCGACCATGTCGCCCGTCTGGATCCCGAGCTTCTTGGCATCGCTGGCGTTGATCGTGACTTCCTGTTCGTAGGTCTCACGCAGCCAGGGAATGTTGTTGAAGATCGAGTGCGTCCGCCAGCGCGGATGCGGGCTGATCATGTGGTACGGGAATTTCTCCCTCTTCGGATGATTGAGGGATTCCCACGGCTCGATCCACTTCGGGATATACGGGATGTGGTAGCCGTACTGGGTCTTGGTGAAGTCCTGCGTCTGGGCCAGAACCGTCGACAGGATCTCGATCTTGCCGGACGGCGTTCCCCACGGAACCCCTTGCGTCACATTGGCCTTGAAGGCGACATGCGGCTCTGGCAAGCGGAACTTGTAGATGCCGTGCTGCTTGAACTCTTCCCAGCTCATGTCGACGTGCTGGTGTTCCTGCACCTTGTGCCACCAATCCGTCAGATAGGCCTCGTCGACATAGTCGTTGACGAAGAAGTAGTCCCGGTTGGCCTTCGGATTGTAACCCGGGCCAAAGCCGAGCCGATAGGCCAGCTCGGTAAACACCTGCATATCGGTCTTCGAC
Coding sequences within:
- a CDS encoding 4Fe-4S ferredoxin; this translates as MATDKAVIKEAIKKRKRETYVPVVPDMQLGFIHNNVDCIGCRACEMACKDKNGLPPGPRFRRVQYIEGGTFPEVFAYKINMSCNHCAEPACLPTCPTGAIFKRQDNGVVDIDSTLCIGCRRCEAACPFGAPQFDPEDGLVKKCNMCIDELEAGRKPYCVMACMMRVLDIGPIDQLRDGTYETKALGPDDKVVRQVRNMANPDLTNPSIVFVPHSKGAVE